A stretch of [Clostridium] scindens DNA encodes these proteins:
- a CDS encoding polyprenyl synthetase family protein codes for MNSKYTLSNDGNTGCPNGDQFQTQMKHRVEKIEGILTEYLPRQEGFQSVIMEAMSYSLMAGGKRLRPMLMNETYRLFGGEGPLIRPFMAAIEMIHTYSLVHDDLPAMDNDEYRRGRKTTHIVYGEDMGILAGDALLNYAFETAFKAFVMEPEESLLIGRALGVLGEKAGIYGMIGGQVIDVKETGHSIPKEVLDTIYELKTSALIEASMMIGAILGGASEEEVKIVEKIARYVGIAFQIQDDILDVTSTKEVLGKPTHSDEKNEKTTYVTLMGTAEAGRMVEELSDQAVSLLHQLSGENEFLEQLLLQLIHREK; via the coding sequence ATGAATTCTAAATATACATTATCGAATGATGGCAATACAGGATGCCCGAACGGGGATCAGTTTCAGACACAGATGAAGCATAGGGTGGAAAAGATTGAAGGAATCCTTACGGAGTACCTGCCCAGGCAGGAAGGATTCCAGAGCGTCATCATGGAGGCTATGAGCTACAGCCTTATGGCTGGGGGAAAGCGCCTGCGTCCGATGCTTATGAATGAGACTTACCGGCTGTTCGGCGGGGAAGGCCCGCTGATCCGCCCATTCATGGCAGCCATCGAGATGATTCATACATACTCCCTGGTCCATGATGATCTGCCGGCTATGGATAATGACGAATATCGCCGCGGACGCAAGACCACCCATATCGTATATGGGGAAGATATGGGAATCCTGGCAGGCGACGCCCTGCTTAACTATGCCTTTGAGACGGCCTTCAAGGCGTTTGTCATGGAGCCGGAAGAGAGTCTTCTCATCGGAAGGGCGCTGGGAGTGCTGGGGGAAAAGGCCGGCATCTACGGAATGATTGGGGGACAAGTCATTGACGTTAAAGAGACCGGGCATTCCATACCGAAGGAAGTGCTGGATACGATCTATGAATTAAAGACTTCCGCGCTGATCGAGGCATCCATGATGATCGGGGCAATTTTAGGAGGCGCTTCCGAGGAAGAAGTAAAGATCGTAGAAAAGATTGCAAGATATGTAGGAATCGCGTTCCAGATCCAGGATGATATCCTGGATGTGACCAGCACCAAGGAGGTGCTTGGCAAGCCGACCCACAGCGACGAAAAGAACGAAAAGACTACGTATGTCACCTTGATGGGGACTGCTGAGGCAGGGAGAATGGTAGAAGAACTATCCGATCAGGCGGTAAGCCTCCTGCATCAGTTATCAGGAGAAAATGAATTCCTGGAACAGCTGCTGCTCCAGTTGATTCACAGGGAGAAATAG
- a CDS encoding SpoIIIAC/SpoIIIAD family protein translates to MNMIQIGIIGVAGTLLAVQFKSGKSEYGIYISVALSLVIFFAIIGRLEVIIDALRTIANYINMDTAYIGTLIKMLGITYVAEFSAGICKDAGYQTIALQIEIFGKLAVLVLSMPVLMALLNTIKEFLS, encoded by the coding sequence ATGAATATGATACAGATCGGGATCATCGGGGTCGCCGGCACCCTGCTGGCCGTACAGTTTAAAAGCGGAAAGTCTGAGTATGGCATCTATATCAGCGTGGCGCTTAGCCTGGTCATCTTCTTTGCCATCATCGGGCGGCTGGAAGTGATCATCGATGCCTTGCGGACCATCGCCAATTATATCAATATGGATACCGCCTATATCGGTACGCTGATCAAGATGCTGGGGATTACCTATGTGGCCGAATTCTCCGCGGGCATCTGCAAGGACGCGGGCTATCAGACGATTGCGCTGCAGATCGAGATATTCGGCAAGCTGGCGGTTCTGGTATTAAGCATGCCGGTTCTGATGGCGCTTTTAAATACCATAAAGGAATTTCTGTCATGA
- a CDS encoding TlyA family RNA methyltransferase — translation MKERLDILLVKRNLAASREKAKAIIMSGSVFVDGQREDKAGATFPEEAAIEVRGHTLPYVSRGGLKLEKALQNFDVTVEGKVCTDVGSSTGGFTDCMLQNGARKVYAIDVGRGQLDWKLRQDERVVCMEKTNIRYVTPEDIGEPVDFSSIDVSFISLTKVLLPIHNYLTKKGQIVALIKPQFEAGREKVGKKGVVRDKRTHIEVIAMVIQYALSIGFSILNLEFSPIKGPEGNIEYLIHLEKCGEDARIAEGINEEKTVEEAFCTLAKN, via the coding sequence ATGAAAGAACGTTTGGATATATTACTGGTAAAAAGAAACCTTGCTGCTTCCAGGGAGAAGGCCAAGGCGATCATAATGTCAGGCAGCGTCTTTGTTGACGGGCAGAGGGAGGACAAGGCCGGAGCCACATTTCCGGAGGAAGCCGCGATCGAGGTGAGGGGACATACGCTTCCTTATGTAAGCCGCGGAGGGCTGAAACTGGAAAAGGCGCTTCAAAACTTCGATGTGACAGTGGAAGGAAAGGTATGCACCGACGTTGGCTCATCCACAGGGGGATTCACGGACTGCATGCTCCAGAATGGGGCCCGGAAGGTCTATGCCATAGATGTGGGAAGGGGCCAGCTGGACTGGAAATTGAGGCAGGATGAGCGGGTCGTCTGTATGGAAAAGACCAACATCCGGTATGTGACCCCGGAAGACATCGGGGAGCCGGTAGATTTTTCTTCCATCGACGTCTCCTTTATCTCGCTTACGAAAGTGCTGCTGCCGATTCATAATTACCTCACAAAGAAGGGCCAGATCGTGGCGCTTATCAAGCCGCAGTTCGAGGCAGGCAGGGAAAAAGTCGGCAAGAAGGGCGTGGTGCGGGATAAGCGCACGCATATAGAAGTCATCGCTATGGTAATCCAGTATGCCCTATCCATAGGATTTTCCATCCTGAATCTGGAGTTTTCGCCAATCAAAGGACCGGAAGGCAATATCGAATATCTGATCCATCTGGAAAAATGCGGGGAGGATGCCAGGATAGCAGAAGGAATCAATGAAGAAAAGACAGTGGAAGAGGCATTTTGCACGCTGGCAAAAAATTAA
- a CDS encoding peptide chain release factor 3: MSQINNEVKEQIKKRRTFAIISHPDAGKTTLTEKFLLYGGAINQAGSVKGKATAKHAVSDWMEIEKERGISVTSSVLQFNYDGYCINILDTPGHQDFSEDTYRTLMAADSAVMVIDASKGVEAQTRKLFKVCTMRHIPIFTFINKMDREAMDTFELLDDIENELGIATCPVNWPIGSGKEFKGVYDRETKKVELFSDTRKGTTQGEVKKVDIADPEIAWLISDSQRVQLEEEIELQDGAGAQFDQELVSKGELSPVFFGSALTNFGVETFLKHFLKMTSSPLPRKSDRGLIDPMEESDFSAFVFKIQANMNKAHRDRIAFMRICSGEFEAGMDVFHIQGGKKVRLSQPQQMMASERKMIEKAYGGDIIGVFDPGIFSIGDTLTNASDKFVYEGIPTFAPEHFARVRQVDTMKRKQFIKGINQIAQEGAIQIFQEYNTGMEEIIVGVVGVLQFDVLKYRLENEYNVEIRMDTLPYEHIRWIENTEIDLDKLTGTSDMKKVKDLKGRPLLLFINEWSIRMTIERNDGLELSEFGR; the protein is encoded by the coding sequence ATGTCACAGATAAATAATGAAGTAAAAGAGCAGATAAAAAAGAGAAGGACCTTTGCCATCATCTCCCATCCGGATGCCGGCAAGACTACGCTTACGGAGAAGTTCCTCCTGTACGGGGGAGCCATCAACCAGGCGGGAAGCGTCAAGGGAAAGGCCACGGCTAAGCATGCGGTGTCCGACTGGATGGAGATCGAGAAGGAAAGAGGTATCTCAGTCACCTCCTCAGTCCTTCAGTTTAATTATGACGGCTATTGCATCAACATCCTGGATACGCCGGGCCATCAGGATTTCTCGGAGGATACGTACCGTACGCTGATGGCGGCGGACTCCGCGGTGATGGTGATCGATGCGTCCAAGGGCGTGGAGGCGCAGACCAGGAAGCTTTTCAAGGTATGTACCATGCGCCACATCCCGATCTTTACCTTTATTAATAAGATGGACAGGGAGGCAATGGATACCTTTGAACTTCTGGATGATATCGAGAATGAACTGGGAATCGCCACCTGCCCGGTAAACTGGCCGATCGGCTCAGGCAAGGAATTTAAGGGGGTCTATGACAGGGAGACGAAGAAGGTAGAACTGTTCTCTGACACCCGCAAGGGAACTACCCAGGGAGAGGTGAAGAAGGTAGATATCGCCGATCCGGAGATCGCATGGCTTATCAGCGACTCCCAGAGAGTGCAGCTGGAAGAGGAGATCGAGCTTCAGGATGGAGCCGGGGCGCAGTTTGACCAGGAACTGGTGAGCAAGGGCGAACTCTCGCCGGTATTCTTTGGCTCAGCCCTTACGAACTTCGGTGTGGAAACGTTTCTAAAACATTTCCTTAAGATGACCTCGTCCCCGCTTCCAAGAAAGTCTGACAGGGGCCTGATCGATCCCATGGAAGAGAGCGACTTTTCTGCCTTCGTGTTTAAGATTCAGGCCAACATGAATAAGGCTCACCGGGACCGGATCGCCTTCATGCGTATCTGTTCCGGCGAATTCGAGGCAGGCATGGATGTCTTCCATATACAGGGCGGCAAGAAGGTACGCCTGTCGCAGCCGCAGCAGATGATGGCAAGCGAGAGGAAGATGATAGAGAAAGCCTATGGAGGAGACATTATCGGAGTCTTTGATCCGGGCATCTTCTCGATCGGGGATACCCTTACCAATGCCAGTGACAAATTCGTCTACGAAGGCATCCCTACATTCGCGCCGGAGCATTTCGCAAGAGTGCGCCAGGTAGATACGATGAAGCGGAAGCAGTTCATTAAAGGAATCAATCAGATTGCCCAGGAAGGCGCGATCCAGATCTTCCAGGAATACAACACCGGAATGGAAGAGATCATCGTGGGCGTCGTGGGCGTCCTGCAGTTTGACGTGCTCAAATACAGGCTGGAAAACGAGTATAATGTGGAGATACGCATGGACACTCTTCCATACGAGCATATCCGCTGGATCGAGAATACGGAGATTGACCTGGATAAGCTGACAGGCACATCCGACATGAAGAAGGTGAAAGACTTGAAGGGTCGTCCGCTGCTTCTATTCATCAATGAATGGAGCATCCGCATGACCATAGAGCGCAACGATGGGCTTGAGTTATCCGAATTCGGCAGATAA
- a CDS encoding stage III sporulation protein AE, translating to MRRRKIVQAAILWVILLLIFSPLPAQAQEARQSGTKEDKAESSGMQEDLIGEFDFGEIDDSLKELFPEEKLDFKETLMGVISGDLTFSAQLLNRLVTEQLGYAFGSCKDNLVHILLIAVIAAVFSNFSNVFQSRQISEISFYALYLLLIALALSSFQIVVEWVSQGIDSLTSFMGVFCPLYFLAVAIAKGSVTSIAFYNLVLFLIFIVELLITSFLLPVIHIYMMVRVLNYLSSEDYLSKFAELIQVAVSWILKTLLACIIGLNVIQGMISPAIDSVKRSAIARGAEAIPGIGDAIGGVAEVALGTAVLVKNGIGMTGALICIALCVVPLAQIACIAFLYKLAAAIIQPVSDKRIVGCVETVGDGCQLLMQVVFTTGLLFLLTIAIVSAVTSHV from the coding sequence ATGAGGCGGCGAAAAATAGTACAGGCAGCCATCCTGTGGGTGATCCTGCTCCTAATATTTTCTCCGCTGCCGGCACAGGCCCAAGAGGCCAGGCAGTCGGGAACTAAGGAGGATAAGGCAGAGAGTTCCGGGATGCAGGAGGACTTGATCGGAGAGTTCGATTTTGGGGAAATTGACGATTCCTTAAAGGAATTGTTCCCGGAAGAAAAGCTGGACTTTAAGGAAACGCTGATGGGAGTCATTTCCGGGGATCTGACATTTTCCGCCCAGCTGCTGAACCGGCTGGTAACGGAACAGCTGGGATATGCGTTTGGAAGCTGCAAGGACAATCTGGTACATATCCTTCTGATCGCAGTCATTGCGGCCGTATTCAGCAATTTCTCAAACGTATTCCAGAGCCGCCAGATATCGGAAATTAGTTTTTATGCCCTGTATCTGCTGCTGATTGCATTGGCATTAAGTTCATTCCAGATAGTGGTGGAGTGGGTAAGCCAGGGGATAGACAGCCTGACCTCTTTCATGGGCGTATTCTGCCCCTTGTATTTCCTGGCAGTGGCGATTGCAAAAGGCAGCGTTACTTCCATTGCGTTTTATAATCTGGTGCTGTTTTTGATTTTTATTGTAGAACTTCTGATCACCAGCTTCCTTTTGCCCGTGATCCATATCTATATGATGGTACGGGTGCTGAATTACCTTTCCTCTGAGGATTATCTAAGTAAGTTCGCGGAACTGATACAGGTTGCGGTGTCGTGGATATTAAAGACGCTGCTGGCTTGCATCATCGGGCTGAACGTGATCCAGGGGATGATAAGCCCGGCCATTGATTCAGTGAAAAGAAGCGCCATAGCCAGAGGCGCGGAAGCCATTCCCGGCATCGGGGACGCCATAGGCGGCGTGGCGGAGGTGGCGCTTGGCACGGCGGTGCTGGTGAAGAATGGAATCGGGATGACAGGGGCTCTTATCTGCATCGCCCTTTGCGTGGTGCCGCTGGCGCAGATTGCCTGCATCGCCTTTTTATATAAACTGGCGGCGGCAATTATACAGCCAGTATCCGACAAGCGTATCGTAGGCTGTGTAGAGACGGTGGGAGACGGATGCCAGCTTCTTATGCAGGTGGTATTTACTACGGGCCTTCTGTTCCTTCTGACCATTGCCATTGTGTCTGCAGTAACCAGTCATGTCTGA
- the xseB gene encoding exodeoxyribonuclease VII small subunit yields the protein MDKDEKIQEDKTLEELFAQLEDAIRKMEKEDISLEDSFSLYHKGMDMLKLCNEKIDKVEKKMLVLDEEGDAHEF from the coding sequence ATGGATAAGGATGAAAAGATTCAGGAGGATAAAACCCTGGAAGAACTGTTTGCGCAGCTGGAAGATGCGATCCGCAAGATGGAGAAGGAAGACATCTCCCTGGAAGATTCTTTCAGCCTGTACCACAAGGGAATGGATATGCTGAAGCTGTGCAATGAAAAGATAGATAAGGTAGAGAAGAAAATGCTGGTATTAGATGAAGAGGGAGATGCTCATGAATTCTAA
- a CDS encoding stage III sporulation protein AF, translated as MFEYLYEWMKNIAFYMVLITAVIHILPNSDYKKYIRFFTGMVLVVMLATPLLKIFGMEHPLGSLYNSKEYQEQMKKIEEESKYLGETLPEGYPDDAVQEPEDEKTGIEVEEIEIGR; from the coding sequence ATGTTTGAATATTTATATGAATGGATGAAGAATATTGCGTTTTATATGGTGCTGATTACAGCGGTCATCCATATCCTTCCGAATTCGGATTATAAAAAGTATATCCGGTTCTTTACCGGAATGGTGCTGGTCGTCATGCTTGCCACGCCCTTGCTTAAGATATTCGGTATGGAGCATCCGCTGGGGAGCCTGTATAACAGCAAGGAGTACCAGGAGCAGATGAAAAAGATAGAGGAAGAATCCAAGTATCTTGGCGAGACGCTGCCAGAAGGCTATCCGGATGATGCCGTGCAGGAACCGGAAGATGAGAAAACCGGGATAGAGGTGGAGGAGATAGAGATTGGACGTTAA
- the spoIIIAC gene encoding stage III sporulation protein AC — MSVNLIFKIAAVGILVSVLSQVLKHSGREEQAFLTSLAGLLLVLFWIVPYIYDLFESIQHLFSL, encoded by the coding sequence ATGAGTGTAAATCTAATATTTAAAATAGCTGCGGTGGGAATCCTGGTCTCCGTCTTAAGCCAGGTCTTAAAGCACAGCGGAAGGGAAGAGCAGGCATTCCTTACAAGCCTTGCGGGACTTCTGCTGGTGCTGTTCTGGATCGTGCCATACATCTATGACCTGTTTGAATCCATCCAGCATTTATTTTCGCTGTAG
- the dxs gene encoding 1-deoxy-D-xylulose-5-phosphate synthase yields MLERIQKENDIKELNLEELEELALEIREFLIEKISKTGGHLASNLGVVELTMAMHLMFHLPEDKIIWDVGHQAYTHKLLTGRKAGFDELRKYGGMSGFPKRKESACDAFDTGHSSTSISAGLGYVRARDLKGEGYSAISVIGDGSLTGGMAYEALNNASSLKTNFIIVLNDNHMSISENVGGMSKYLAELRTADIYTGLKKGVTNALEKVPLVGDSMIEHIRRTKSSIKQLVVPGMFFEDMGITYLGPVPGHNIGLLCKAFKEARKINGPVLLHVMTKKGKGYEPAELKPDKFHGVGPFQVETGELETPKDKDTYTDVFGKVLCDEAGRNPDIVAITAAMADGTGLTRFRQMYPDRFFDVGIAEEHGVTFAAGLAAGGMKPVFAVYSSFLQRAYDQLIHDVALQNLPVVLAVDRAGLVGSDGETHQGIFDLSYLSSIPNMVVMTPKHKWELADMLRFALSYDGPVAIRYPRGSAFDAYRQFRAPVVYGKSEMLYEEKDIAILSVGHMFESALQARERLKESGYSCTLANARFVKPIDEAMIASLCRNHRLIVTVEENVQTGGYGEHVLEYASRKDLGVKVLTLALPDDYVEHGNIGVLRKETGIDVESITRRIKDAYGRL; encoded by the coding sequence ATGTTAGAGCGTATACAGAAGGAAAATGATATTAAGGAACTGAACTTGGAGGAACTGGAGGAACTGGCTTTGGAGATCCGGGAATTCCTGATCGAGAAGATCAGCAAGACCGGCGGCCATCTTGCGTCCAATCTGGGCGTGGTGGAACTTACCATGGCCATGCACCTGATGTTCCATCTTCCGGAAGATAAGATCATCTGGGATGTGGGCCATCAGGCTTATACTCATAAGCTGCTGACCGGCAGGAAGGCAGGATTTGACGAACTTCGCAAATACGGCGGGATGAGCGGATTCCCTAAGCGTAAAGAAAGCGCCTGCGATGCGTTTGATACAGGCCACAGCTCGACTTCCATCTCCGCTGGCCTTGGATATGTGCGGGCCAGGGATCTAAAAGGAGAAGGCTACAGCGCCATTTCCGTGATCGGGGACGGCTCTTTAACCGGAGGCATGGCCTATGAAGCCCTTAATAATGCCTCTTCTCTTAAGACGAATTTTATTATCGTATTGAACGATAACCATATGTCGATCTCAGAGAATGTAGGAGGCATGTCCAAATATCTGGCAGAACTTCGCACGGCGGACATCTATACAGGGCTGAAAAAGGGCGTTACCAATGCGCTGGAGAAGGTTCCCTTAGTGGGGGATTCCATGATCGAGCATATCCGCAGGACCAAAAGCAGCATCAAGCAGCTGGTGGTTCCGGGAATGTTTTTTGAGGATATGGGAATTACTTATCTTGGACCTGTACCGGGGCACAATATCGGGCTTCTTTGCAAGGCATTTAAAGAAGCCAGGAAGATCAATGGTCCGGTGCTGCTTCATGTAATGACAAAAAAGGGAAAAGGCTACGAGCCTGCGGAACTTAAGCCGGATAAATTTCACGGCGTAGGCCCGTTCCAGGTGGAGACAGGCGAACTGGAAACACCGAAAGACAAGGATACTTATACGGATGTATTCGGCAAAGTCCTGTGCGACGAGGCAGGGAGGAATCCGGATATTGTAGCCATTACCGCAGCCATGGCAGACGGCACGGGGCTTACCAGATTCCGGCAGATGTATCCGGACCGGTTTTTTGATGTGGGAATCGCCGAGGAGCATGGGGTGACCTTTGCGGCAGGCCTTGCGGCAGGAGGAATGAAGCCGGTATTTGCGGTATACTCTTCCTTCCTTCAGAGGGCCTATGACCAGCTGATCCATGATGTAGCGCTTCAGAATCTTCCGGTCGTGCTTGCGGTAGACCGGGCAGGCCTGGTCGGAAGCGACGGAGAGACCCATCAAGGAATTTTTGACCTGTCTTATCTGAGCAGCATACCGAATATGGTCGTTATGACTCCGAAGCATAAATGGGAATTGGCGGATATGCTGCGCTTTGCCCTGTCTTATGATGGGCCTGTGGCGATCCGCTATCCAAGAGGGAGCGCATTCGATGCGTACAGGCAGTTCCGGGCGCCGGTCGTATACGGCAAAAGCGAGATGCTCTATGAAGAAAAGGATATTGCGATCCTGAGCGTTGGCCACATGTTTGAAAGCGCCCTTCAGGCGAGAGAGCGCCTGAAGGAAAGCGGATACAGCTGTACTCTCGCCAATGCCAGATTCGTGAAGCCTATCGATGAAGCGATGATCGCGTCCTTGTGCCGGAATCACCGGCTGATCGTGACGGTGGAAGAAAACGTGCAGACCGGCGGATACGGCGAGCATGTACTGGAATATGCGAGCAGGAAGGATCTGGGCGTGAAAGTCCTGACGCTGGCTTTGCCGGATGACTATGTCGAGCATGGAAATATCGGCGTGCTGCGTAAGGAGACCGGGATCGACGTGGAATCCATTACAAGAAGAATAAAGGACGCATATGGCAGATTATAG
- a CDS encoding SpoIIIAH-like family protein yields MKRIFKKNQIIIAALAVMIAAAGYLNYSGKLFGDKDTAEKTNAELANKELLDISEEDVTASASDDIKSQDGTDSDGSVDGTPGEAVLTSGEASAVVAEAKVTREQVRAKNKESLMEIIDNENLSDEQKQDAVNQMVAMTDIAEKEAAAETLLASKGFSEAVVSLTQDAADVVVNAAELSDANRAQIEDIITRKTGVAAQNIVITPVYSEGK; encoded by the coding sequence GTGAAACGAATCTTTAAAAAGAACCAGATTATTATTGCAGCATTGGCCGTAATGATTGCGGCGGCAGGATATCTGAATTACTCCGGAAAATTATTCGGGGATAAGGATACGGCAGAAAAGACGAATGCAGAACTTGCAAATAAGGAACTTCTGGACATATCCGAGGAGGACGTGACGGCAAGCGCGTCCGATGATATCAAGAGCCAGGACGGCACCGACAGCGATGGAAGCGTGGACGGGACGCCGGGAGAGGCTGTACTTACAAGCGGCGAGGCAAGCGCCGTAGTTGCAGAAGCAAAGGTGACCAGGGAGCAAGTAAGAGCCAAGAACAAAGAGTCCCTGATGGAAATCATCGACAACGAGAACTTAAGCGATGAGCAGAAACAGGACGCGGTAAATCAGATGGTGGCAATGACGGATATTGCAGAAAAAGAAGCCGCAGCCGAGACCCTTCTGGCCTCAAAAGGCTTCAGCGAGGCCGTGGTAAGCCTGACCCAGGATGCGGCAGACGTAGTCGTGAATGCGGCAGAATTAAGCGATGCCAACCGGGCGCAGATCGAAGACATCATTACCCGCAAGACGGGCGTGGCGGCACAGAACATCGTGATTACGCCGGTGTATTCCGAAGGGAAGTAG
- the nusB gene encoding transcription antitermination factor NusB, translating into MKRTEQREHIFKMLFGVEFNAGEDMPEQLELYFGQLEGAGEKDLDYIREKVQKIASKVEEIDALINEHTTRWKTSRMNKVDLTILRLAVYEMRWDEDVPTGVAIDEAVELAKKYSSEDGPSFVNGVLAKLVD; encoded by the coding sequence GTGAAGAGGACAGAGCAAAGAGAGCACATCTTCAAGATGCTGTTCGGAGTGGAATTCAACGCTGGCGAAGATATGCCGGAGCAGCTGGAACTCTACTTCGGCCAGCTGGAGGGTGCGGGTGAAAAGGACCTTGACTATATCAGGGAGAAGGTACAGAAGATCGCGTCGAAGGTAGAAGAGATTGACGCGCTGATTAACGAGCATACGACCAGATGGAAGACGAGCCGGATGAACAAGGTGGATCTGACGATTCTGAGGCTGGCAGTATATGAGATGAGATGGGACGAGGATGTTCCTACAGGCGTGGCCATCGACGAGGCTGTGGAACTTGCGAAGAAGTATAGCAGCGAGGACGGCCCTTCCTTTGTCAATGGCGTGCTTGCAAAACTTGTAGATTAA
- a CDS encoding Asp23/Gls24 family envelope stress response protein, with protein MSREERNTYTIKGDENLGEVKIADEVVAIIAGLAAMEVDGVSSMAGNATRELIGKLGMKSLSKGVKVDVLDGIVTVSLALNLKYGYSIKDITTKVQEKVKAAIENMTGLDVADVNIRIAGVDVPEEA; from the coding sequence ATGAGTAGAGAAGAAAGAAATACGTATACAATAAAGGGCGATGAGAATCTCGGCGAGGTGAAGATTGCGGATGAAGTAGTGGCGATTATTGCAGGCCTTGCCGCGATGGAAGTGGACGGCGTCTCTTCCATGGCGGGAAACGCGACAAGGGAACTGATTGGCAAGCTGGGCATGAAGTCTTTGTCCAAAGGTGTCAAGGTTGATGTGCTGGATGGGATCGTGACGGTGTCCCTGGCACTGAATCTGAAGTATGGCTACAGTATCAAAGATATTACTACGAAGGTGCAGGAGAAGGTAAAGGCGGCAATCGAGAATATGACAGGCCTCGACGTTGCCGATGTAAATATCCGCATCGCCGGAGTAGACGTGCCGGAGGAAGCATAA
- the xseA gene encoding exodeoxyribonuclease VII large subunit: MTRNVYTVKQVNAYIKNMFTQDYMLNRIYVKGEVSNCKYHTSGHIYFSLKDESGTIACVMFAGQRGGLSFRMSEGQQIVVLGSVNVYERSGSYQLYAKEIRLDGDGLLYEKFQMLKKELEEMGMFAPEYKKPIPSFASRIGVVTAPTGAAVRDIMNIAGRRNPYVQLILYPAQVQGEGAKESIVRGIRMLEAYGVDVMIVGRGGGSIEDLWAFNEEEVARAIFECSVPVISAVGHETDTTIADYAADLRAPTPSAAAELAVYDYRQVQMRLQEYRLRMNRLLNQKIQVSRLKLRECHTRLKYLHPRLKLQEQQQRLSEMEDRMKVLMEGKVRDARHRLALYVEVMKGLSPLQKLSHGYAYVEGKDKKAIKSIRQVQNQDRLSIYVTDGILQATVEDVKEEQHG, translated from the coding sequence ATGACTCGGAATGTATATACGGTAAAACAGGTGAATGCCTACATTAAGAATATGTTTACCCAGGACTACATGCTGAACCGCATCTACGTCAAGGGCGAGGTTTCTAATTGTAAGTATCACACATCGGGACATATATATTTTTCATTAAAAGATGAGTCCGGAACGATTGCCTGCGTCATGTTTGCCGGGCAGCGAGGCGGACTCTCTTTTCGTATGAGCGAGGGCCAGCAGATCGTGGTCCTGGGCTCTGTAAATGTGTATGAGCGAAGCGGCTCCTACCAGCTGTATGCCAAAGAGATAAGGCTGGATGGAGATGGGCTTCTCTATGAGAAATTCCAGATGCTGAAAAAAGAACTGGAAGAGATGGGGATGTTTGCACCGGAATACAAAAAGCCGATCCCATCCTTTGCAAGCAGAATTGGCGTTGTCACCGCGCCCACCGGAGCGGCAGTGAGGGACATCATGAATATTGCCGGACGCCGCAATCCCTATGTCCAGCTGATTCTTTATCCGGCCCAGGTGCAGGGGGAAGGCGCCAAGGAGAGCATCGTGCGTGGAATCCGGATGCTGGAAGCATACGGAGTGGATGTGATGATCGTGGGACGCGGAGGCGGCTCCATTGAAGACCTGTGGGCCTTTAACGAAGAGGAAGTGGCCCGGGCGATCTTCGAATGCAGCGTTCCGGTAATCTCGGCAGTGGGGCATGAGACGGACACCACCATTGCCGATTACGCGGCCGACCTGCGGGCGCCGACGCCGTCGGCAGCCGCGGAACTGGCCGTCTATGATTACCGGCAGGTGCAGATGCGTTTGCAGGAGTACCGCCTTCGGATGAACCGGCTGCTGAATCAGAAGATACAGGTATCCCGCCTGAAACTTAGGGAATGCCATACCCGCCTGAAGTATCTTCATCCCCGGCTCAAACTGCAGGAACAGCAGCAGAGGCTATCTGAGATGGAAGACAGGATGAAGGTGCTGATGGAGGGGAAGGTAAGGGATGCGAGGCACAGGCTGGCGTTATACGTGGAAGTGATGAAGGGCCTGTCGCCGCTTCAGAAACTCAGCCATGGATACGCTTACGTGGAAGGAAAAGACAAGAAGGCCATCAAGAGTATCAGGCAGGTCCAGAATCAGGACAGGCTGTCCATATATGTGACGGATGGAATCCTACAGGCAACTGTGGAAGATGTGAAGGAGGAGCAGCATGGATAA